From the Opitutia bacterium genome, one window contains:
- a CDS encoding substrate-binding domain-containing protein — translation MKTLPRLLLLLSLLASCFLVGCAPKASRDGAAPRFTVVFSQCNNAEPYRAAQNDAMARLWGQQSDVKLVVMDAQQDSAKQIAQIETAIRGKPDLLIVAPNERAPLTDVMRRAAAAGIKTICLERDILEPHYTTWIRADNRGIGRLAGEFIVEHLKKKHGAPRGRIVELAGLKGVEAEINRAGGAHAVFQQYPQIELVGEAVANWLQSTAKDRMTEILAATPAIDVVYARNDPMAMGAYLAAREKGREREMIFVGIDGLPGDTGGIKKVTDGVLAATFVYPLCVEQAVEIGTRMLREPEFVPEKIYTIPSRIVTKESASTP, via the coding sequence ATGAAAACCCTCCCTCGTCTCCTGCTACTGCTTTCGCTTCTGGCCTCGTGTTTCCTCGTCGGCTGCGCGCCGAAGGCGTCGCGCGATGGCGCCGCGCCCCGCTTCACGGTCGTCTTCAGTCAGTGCAACAACGCCGAACCTTACCGGGCCGCACAAAACGACGCCATGGCCCGCCTGTGGGGCCAGCAGTCGGACGTGAAGCTCGTCGTCATGGACGCGCAGCAGGACAGCGCGAAGCAGATCGCGCAGATCGAGACCGCCATTCGCGGCAAGCCCGATCTCCTGATCGTGGCGCCGAACGAGCGCGCGCCGCTCACCGACGTCATGCGGCGCGCCGCCGCTGCCGGGATCAAGACCATCTGTCTGGAGCGCGACATCCTCGAGCCGCACTACACGACGTGGATTCGCGCCGACAACCGCGGGATCGGCCGCCTCGCCGGTGAGTTCATCGTCGAACACCTGAAGAAAAAACATGGCGCACCGCGCGGACGGATCGTCGAGCTCGCCGGCTTGAAAGGCGTCGAGGCCGAGATCAATCGCGCGGGCGGCGCGCACGCGGTCTTTCAACAGTATCCGCAAATCGAACTCGTCGGGGAAGCGGTCGCCAACTGGCTGCAGAGCACCGCCAAGGACCGCATGACCGAAATACTCGCGGCGACGCCGGCCATCGACGTGGTCTACGCCCGCAACGATCCGATGGCGATGGGCGCCTATCTCGCCGCCCGCGAAAAAGGCCGCGAACGGGAAATGATTTTCGTCGGCATCGACGGCCTGCCCGGCGACACCGGCGGCATCAAGAAGGTGACCGACGGCGTGCTCGCGGCGACGTTCGTCTATCCGCTCTGCGTTGAACAAGCGGTCGAGATCGGCACGCGGATGTTGCGCGAGCCGGAATTCGTGCCGGAAAAAATCTACACGATCCCGTCACGGATCGTGACGAAAGAGTCCGCGTCTACGCCATGA
- a CDS encoding Gfo/Idh/MocA family oxidoreductase, translating into MNELKVGIIGSGGRGRVLGAAVHRPESGARVVACCDTNPHALAADRRHYGSAIMTTRDYRELLAEHVDAVIISTPDFLHEEHACAALASGRAVFLEKPMALTIDGCDRLLAQAARSGARLYVGHNMRHMLFVRKMKELIDQGAIGEVKACWVRHFVGHGGDYYFRDWHAERRYAEGLLLQKAAHDIDVVHWLCGGYTRRVSAMGALTVYGDVKERLPALNGPRRLAPPQVRLDRWPPATQRDLNHRIDVEDLSQVLMQLDNGVLANYAQCHYTPDYWRSYVVIGTEGRLENFGDGGAGTVVRVWNQRKSGYDPRGDLIYRIPARRGAHGGADEAIMTEFIRYAREGGVTATSPLAARESVATGVTATRSLRADGVPLAVPVVPRQLAKIFARPRR; encoded by the coding sequence ATGAACGAACTGAAAGTCGGCATAATCGGGTCTGGCGGCCGGGGGCGCGTCCTCGGGGCGGCGGTCCATCGGCCTGAAAGCGGCGCGCGGGTCGTTGCCTGCTGCGATACGAATCCGCACGCGCTCGCCGCGGATCGACGCCACTACGGCTCCGCGATCATGACCACACGCGATTACCGTGAGCTCCTCGCGGAGCACGTAGACGCTGTGATCATCTCGACGCCGGATTTTCTGCACGAGGAACACGCGTGTGCCGCGCTCGCCTCCGGGCGCGCGGTTTTTCTCGAGAAGCCGATGGCGCTCACGATCGACGGATGCGATCGCCTGCTGGCGCAGGCGGCGAGGAGCGGAGCGCGGCTCTACGTGGGCCACAACATGCGACACATGCTTTTTGTCCGCAAAATGAAGGAACTCATCGATCAGGGTGCGATCGGCGAGGTGAAGGCATGTTGGGTTCGCCATTTTGTGGGGCACGGCGGTGACTATTATTTTCGCGATTGGCACGCGGAGCGGCGTTACGCGGAGGGACTGTTGCTCCAGAAGGCAGCGCACGACATCGACGTCGTTCATTGGCTGTGCGGCGGCTACACGCGTCGGGTGAGTGCGATGGGGGCGCTGACCGTTTATGGCGACGTGAAGGAACGTCTGCCTGCGCTCAACGGTCCGCGTCGCCTCGCGCCGCCGCAGGTGCGTCTGGACCGATGGCCCCCGGCAACTCAGCGCGATCTCAATCATCGGATTGATGTGGAGGATCTGAGCCAGGTGCTGATGCAGCTCGATAACGGCGTGCTGGCGAACTACGCGCAGTGTCACTACACGCCGGATTACTGGCGCAGTTACGTCGTGATCGGCACGGAGGGCCGGCTCGAAAATTTTGGCGACGGTGGCGCTGGCACGGTGGTTCGCGTCTGGAATCAGCGGAAATCCGGCTACGATCCCCGCGGAGATCTCATCTATCGAATTCCCGCGCGGCGCGGCGCGCACGGCGGCGCGGACGAGGCCATCATGACGGAGTTCATCCGCTACGCGCGCGAAGGCGGCGTCACGGCCACGTCACCGCTCGCCGCGCGCGAGAGTGTGGCGACGGGCGTGACCGCGACGCGTTCCCTGCGCGCCGACGGCGTGCCGCTGGCGGTGCCGGTGGTGCCGCGACAGCTGGCGAAAATCTTCGCGCGACCGCGCCGCTAA
- a CDS encoding ABC transporter permease codes for MQISWKKHLGNSRPLAGLVLVFLLGILLSPRDSAGDIIFLSAGNLSDVLLQQSEIGIIALAMTLVIIGSGIDLSVGSVLACAASVAGLVLVRWQPFSGGGTVPTAVALALAAGAAVGTVNGLVITRLGLQPFVMTLATMIGVRGLTRWLTGNTNVDFAFGDSASARFAATFSHKPFVIGAWVALAVIVHLVLTRTVFGRYLRATGENERAAFYSGLPIRAVRLATYIGCGALAALAGLIHAARSFQGNPNDGVAYELDAIAAVVIGGTALAGGRGTVIGTMTGALLLGLLTNLLRLRMVDSNVELMIKAVLIVAAVWLQRRGGREL; via the coding sequence ATGCAGATCAGTTGGAAAAAACATCTCGGCAACTCGCGCCCGCTGGCCGGGCTCGTGCTTGTCTTCCTGCTCGGCATCCTGCTGAGCCCGCGCGACAGCGCCGGCGACATCATCTTCCTCTCGGCGGGCAACCTCTCCGACGTCCTGCTGCAGCAGTCGGAGATCGGCATCATCGCGCTCGCGATGACGCTCGTGATCATCGGCTCGGGCATCGACCTGTCGGTCGGCAGCGTGCTCGCCTGCGCGGCTTCGGTGGCCGGCCTGGTGCTGGTGCGCTGGCAACCTTTCAGCGGCGGCGGGACGGTCCCCACGGCCGTGGCCTTGGCGTTGGCGGCCGGAGCAGCGGTCGGGACGGTCAACGGCCTGGTTATCACGCGACTCGGGCTACAGCCGTTCGTGATGACGCTCGCCACGATGATCGGCGTGCGCGGGCTCACGCGCTGGCTCACGGGCAACACGAACGTCGACTTCGCTTTCGGCGACAGCGCATCCGCGCGTTTCGCGGCCACGTTTTCGCACAAGCCCTTTGTCATCGGCGCCTGGGTGGCGCTGGCCGTGATCGTCCACCTCGTGCTCACCCGCACGGTGTTCGGCCGCTACTTGCGCGCCACCGGCGAAAACGAGCGGGCCGCATTCTACTCGGGTTTGCCGATTCGCGCCGTGCGACTCGCCACCTACATCGGCTGCGGAGCGCTGGCGGCGCTCGCGGGCTTGATCCACGCCGCGCGCAGCTTCCAAGGCAACCCCAACGACGGCGTGGCCTACGAACTCGACGCGATCGCCGCCGTCGTGATCGGCGGCACCGCGCTCGCCGGTGGCCGCGGCACCGTGATCGGCACGATGACCGGCGCCTTGTTGCTCGGCCTGCTCACGAATCTCCTGCGCCTCCGCATGGTGGACAGCAACGTCGAGCTGATGATCAAGGCCGTCCTGATCGTTGCCGCGGTCTGGCTGCAGCGCCGCGGAGGCCGCGAACTTTGA
- a CDS encoding aminoglycoside phosphotransferase family protein, which yields MARSPRTAQRCLSATRSRHSLAEQGGPRVNPPLPDLAAICEAFPLRGNYVTGAPHGSGHINATFAVDCDHNGTRVRYILQRINARIFRDVPRLMDNISRVSAHVAAKLDQSTIRPPSQQALTLVRTHRRENFHRTADGDCWRAYVFIEGASTHDRVTSPQLAYEIARAFGEFQRLLADLPGPRLHETIPQFHDTRRRFRAFEDAVRSDCRARVSSARPEIEFARRHESLSELLLDLHARGDAPERITHNDTKANNIMVDDATGRAVCVIDLDTVMPGLSLYDFGDMARSATNAAAEDDPCADKVRAQLPIFDALVAGYLAATRSVLTPAEIAHLARAAQLITFEIGMRFLTDYLEGDVYFKTAHPAHNLDRARNQFALLASMEAQRDEMEAIVRRHSAP from the coding sequence ATGGCACGGTCGCCTCGCACGGCCCAACGCTGTCTGTCGGCAACTCGTTCACGGCATTCACTCGCCGAACAAGGAGGGCCGAGAGTGAACCCGCCTCTTCCGGATCTCGCCGCGATCTGCGAGGCCTTTCCGCTCCGCGGTAACTACGTCACGGGCGCTCCACATGGCAGCGGGCACATCAACGCGACGTTTGCTGTCGACTGCGATCACAACGGAACCCGGGTCCGCTATATTCTGCAGCGCATCAACGCCCGCATTTTCCGGGACGTGCCCCGTCTGATGGACAACATTTCGCGCGTTTCGGCTCACGTCGCGGCCAAGCTCGATCAATCCACCATCAGGCCGCCATCGCAGCAGGCTCTGACGCTCGTCCGCACCCACCGCAGGGAGAACTTTCACCGCACCGCCGATGGAGACTGCTGGCGGGCCTATGTTTTCATCGAGGGCGCATCGACGCACGACCGCGTGACCTCGCCCCAACTCGCCTACGAGATTGCGCGCGCTTTCGGAGAGTTCCAGCGTCTCCTCGCCGACCTTCCCGGCCCGCGTCTACACGAGACCATTCCGCAGTTTCACGACACCCGGCGCCGTTTCCGCGCCTTCGAGGACGCGGTCCGGAGCGATTGCCGCGCACGCGTCTCTTCCGCGCGTCCCGAGATCGAGTTCGCCCGCCGGCACGAATCCCTCTCGGAACTGCTGCTCGATTTGCACGCGCGCGGTGACGCGCCCGAGCGCATCACGCACAACGACACCAAGGCGAACAATATCATGGTCGACGACGCCACCGGCCGCGCCGTCTGCGTGATCGACCTCGACACCGTGATGCCGGGCCTGTCGCTCTACGACTTCGGTGACATGGCGCGCTCGGCCACGAATGCCGCGGCAGAGGACGATCCCTGCGCGGACAAGGTGCGCGCGCAGCTTCCGATCTTTGACGCCCTCGTCGCAGGCTATCTCGCCGCCACCCGCAGCGTGCTCACGCCGGCAGAAATCGCCCACCTCGCACGCGCCGCGCAGCTCATCACCTTCGAGATCGGGATGCGCTTTCTCACCGACTATCTCGAGGGTGACGTCTACTTCAAGACGGCCCACCCCGCTCACAACCTGGACCGCGCGCGCAATCAATTCGCGCTCCTCGCGAGCATGGAAGCGCAGCGCGACGAGATGGAAGCCATCGTTCGTCGCCATTCCGCCCCATGA
- a CDS encoding twin-arginine translocation signal domain-containing protein, translating to MSLAAGNSAHRPLGRRDFLKMSALAGAVAAGGGVPARATSAPATSAAPDVSAANRAFGAPYQGRQLDRVAFPLGGIGSGMICIEGSGSLSHASLRHHPDVFNEPCAFAAISIAGPQRIARVLEGSVPTWKLFGAPGTARGGEGKPYGLPRLATATFRARFPFAEIDFTDEQLPLGVRLVAWSPFTPPDADDSSLPVAALEYEFVNHTAAPVEAVFSFHAADFFTASDKSAREVRRVPGGFVLRAQPTSDAPWLEASFAACVDEPDTRVDAAWFRGRFRDWLPIVWNHVESGACPDQPPHATSTPSRGASLYVPLRLAPGARRTITLRLGWHVPRSKLRTDRIHVLAPPVPYEESGCYQPWYAQRYRDIDAVLADWRQRYRELRSASDRFAACLHDTTLSPEVLEAVTANLAILKSPTLLREQAGRLWAWEGCKDDSGSCAGSCTHVWNYAQAIAHLFPSLERSLRESEFGPSQDEHGRQNFRTSLPIRPPEEATVAAADGQLGGIIKFYRDWRISGDTDWLRRWWPRVRQSLDYCIATWDPEGKGLIEEPHHNTYDIELWGPDSMATTIYLGALSAAIEIARALGDDAARYTQLLAAGGERLRTVLFNGEYLHQRVVWKNLRAKNPAEAAHGQVTVSPEWRALVEESGPLHQYGPGCLADGVIGAWFARVSGLGDIAEPDLITSHLRAVYRHNLRRDLSDHANPQRPTYAVGREGGLLLCTWPRGDKPPLAFPYSDEVWTGIEYQVASHLIMTGHVAEGLDVVRLCRARYDGRVRNPFNEYECGHWYGRALSSYALLQAMSGARYDAVTQVLHLQPPCTGDFRAFLCAATGFGLVGVRDGRPFLDVRAGRIPLREIAYTPAAGGPRFSSLSS from the coding sequence ATGAGCCTTGCCGCCGGCAACTCAGCGCACCGCCCTCTCGGCCGACGCGACTTTCTCAAAATGTCCGCGCTCGCCGGCGCCGTAGCCGCGGGCGGCGGCGTCCCGGCCCGCGCCACGTCCGCTCCAGCCACCAGCGCAGCACCGGATGTAAGCGCAGCGAACCGCGCGTTCGGCGCGCCGTATCAGGGTCGCCAGCTGGATCGTGTCGCGTTCCCCTTGGGCGGCATCGGCTCGGGCATGATCTGCATCGAGGGCTCGGGATCGCTCTCACACGCCTCACTGCGGCACCATCCCGACGTCTTCAACGAGCCGTGCGCCTTCGCGGCGATCTCGATCGCCGGGCCGCAGCGAATCGCGCGCGTGCTCGAAGGGTCGGTGCCAACGTGGAAACTCTTTGGCGCGCCCGGAACGGCGCGCGGCGGCGAGGGCAAGCCCTACGGTCTTCCGCGGCTCGCAACGGCGACGTTCCGCGCGCGGTTTCCGTTCGCCGAGATCGATTTCACGGACGAGCAACTGCCGCTCGGCGTGCGCCTCGTGGCGTGGAGTCCGTTCACGCCGCCGGACGCGGACGACTCGAGCCTGCCCGTCGCCGCGCTCGAATACGAGTTCGTCAACCACACGGCCGCGCCCGTGGAGGCCGTGTTCTCGTTCCACGCGGCGGATTTTTTCACTGCGTCAGACAAGTCGGCTCGCGAGGTGCGGCGTGTGCCGGGCGGCTTCGTGCTGCGCGCCCAGCCGACATCGGACGCGCCGTGGCTCGAGGCCTCATTTGCCGCCTGTGTGGACGAGCCAGACACGCGCGTCGACGCCGCGTGGTTCCGCGGACGCTTCCGCGACTGGCTTCCGATAGTGTGGAATCACGTCGAGTCCGGCGCCTGTCCCGACCAACCGCCGCACGCCACCAGCACGCCGTCGCGCGGTGCCTCGCTCTACGTGCCGCTGCGCCTCGCGCCGGGCGCGAGGCGGACCATCACGCTGCGACTCGGCTGGCACGTCCCGCGCAGCAAGCTGCGCACGGACCGCATCCACGTCCTCGCCCCGCCCGTGCCGTATGAGGAATCGGGCTGCTACCAACCTTGGTATGCCCAACGCTACCGCGATATCGATGCGGTGCTCGCGGATTGGCGCCAACGCTATCGCGAATTGCGCTCCGCGAGCGATCGTTTTGCTGCGTGCCTGCACGACACGACGCTTTCGCCGGAAGTCCTCGAAGCGGTGACGGCGAATCTCGCGATTCTGAAATCGCCCACGTTGCTGCGGGAGCAGGCCGGCCGGCTGTGGGCGTGGGAGGGATGCAAGGACGACTCCGGAAGTTGCGCCGGTTCCTGCACGCACGTGTGGAACTATGCGCAGGCCATCGCGCACCTGTTTCCCTCCCTCGAGCGGAGTTTGCGCGAGAGCGAGTTCGGCCCTTCGCAGGACGAGCACGGACGGCAGAATTTCCGCACGTCGCTGCCCATTCGCCCGCCCGAGGAAGCGACCGTGGCAGCCGCCGACGGCCAGCTGGGCGGCATCATAAAGTTTTATCGAGACTGGCGGATCAGCGGTGACACCGACTGGCTCCGCCGCTGGTGGCCGCGTGTGCGGCAGAGCCTAGACTACTGCATCGCCACGTGGGACCCCGAAGGCAAGGGCCTCATCGAGGAGCCGCATCACAACACCTACGACATCGAGCTGTGGGGCCCAGACAGCATGGCCACGACGATTTACCTCGGCGCTCTGTCCGCCGCGATCGAGATCGCGCGAGCGCTCGGCGACGACGCGGCGCGCTACACGCAGCTGCTCGCAGCGGGAGGTGAAAGACTCCGGACCGTTCTCTTCAACGGCGAGTATCTGCACCAGCGCGTCGTGTGGAAGAACCTCCGCGCGAAGAATCCCGCCGAGGCGGCGCATGGTCAGGTGACCGTCTCGCCGGAATGGCGCGCGCTGGTCGAAGAGAGCGGGCCGTTGCACCAATACGGACCCGGCTGTCTCGCCGACGGCGTCATCGGCGCGTGGTTCGCCCGTGTTTCCGGATTGGGCGACATCGCGGAGCCGGACCTGATCACGAGCCACCTGCGCGCCGTATATCGCCACAATCTCCGGCGCGATCTTTCGGATCACGCCAATCCACAGCGCCCCACCTACGCGGTCGGTCGCGAGGGCGGACTGCTGCTGTGCACGTGGCCGCGTGGCGACAAGCCGCCGCTGGCGTTTCCGTATTCGGACGAGGTGTGGACCGGCATCGAGTATCAGGTGGCCTCGCATCTGATCATGACGGGGCACGTCGCCGAAGGCCTCGATGTCGTCCGCTTGTGCCGCGCCCGCTACGACGGGCGGGTTCGCAATCCCTTCAACGAATACGAATGCGGTCACTGGTATGGCCGCGCGCTGTCGTCGTATGCGCTGCTCCAGGCGATGAGCGGCGCGCGCTATGACGCGGTCACGCAGGTGCTGCACCTGCAACCGCCGTGCACGGGCGATTTCCGCGCGTTCCTCTGCGCGGCCACCGGATTCGGCTTGGTTGGGGTGCGCGACGGTCGCCCGTTCCTCGACGTCCGCGCCGGACGCATTCCGCTGCGCGAGATCGCCTACACGCCCGCCGCCGGCGGCCCCCGCTTTTCTTCGCTCTCATCATGA
- a CDS encoding helix-turn-helix domain-containing protein produces MAFETFGKMMCAAEEVHTSPAYHWDNSRRGGENYLIVQYTLEGAAFFKDQRGERAVSPGHAMLFHHREHTSYGFPENATAPYRHRFIAFSPAASLAPLFQQLRADFDSVVAMPLRSPAELLFRELFTRFCERTFDDQFHESELVYRLLTALYREQVRETHTTDPIEHGHHFLQNHFRAPVNLKIVADRCGISREHFIRQFHRRYGEPPGAMLRRLRLEHARAMLSATSLSVEDVALASGFTSPNSLGRAYRLRYGHSPRGRHASAGG; encoded by the coding sequence ATGGCGTTCGAGACGTTCGGAAAAATGATGTGCGCCGCCGAAGAGGTGCACACCTCGCCAGCGTATCACTGGGACAACAGCCGCCGCGGCGGGGAGAATTATCTCATCGTCCAGTATACCTTGGAAGGCGCCGCGTTCTTCAAAGACCAGCGAGGAGAACGCGCGGTGTCGCCGGGTCACGCGATGCTTTTCCACCACCGCGAGCACACGAGCTACGGTTTCCCGGAGAATGCGACCGCGCCTTACCGGCACCGCTTCATTGCGTTTTCTCCGGCCGCGTCGCTCGCCCCGCTGTTCCAACAACTGCGCGCTGATTTCGACTCGGTGGTGGCGATGCCACTGAGGTCGCCGGCCGAATTGCTGTTTCGCGAACTGTTCACGCGGTTTTGCGAACGCACCTTCGATGACCAGTTCCACGAATCCGAACTCGTCTACCGGCTGCTGACCGCACTCTACCGCGAGCAGGTGCGGGAGACTCACACCACCGATCCGATCGAGCACGGTCATCATTTCCTACAGAATCACTTTCGCGCGCCGGTGAATTTGAAGATCGTAGCGGACCGGTGCGGGATCAGTCGCGAGCATTTTATCCGGCAGTTCCATCGCCGCTACGGCGAGCCGCCGGGCGCCATGCTGCGGCGATTGCGGCTGGAGCACGCGCGCGCGATGCTCTCGGCCACGTCACTCAGCGTGGAGGACGTCGCGCTCGCCAGCGGATTCACGAGTCCGAACAGCCTCGGTCGCGCGTATCGCCTGCGCTACGGGCATAGTCCGCGCGGTCGCCACGCATCCGCCGGCGGTTGA
- a CDS encoding NAD-dependent epimerase/dehydratase family protein, with protein MKILVTGGAGFIGSHVVEYFQKRAEVSALDNFRTGRRDNLRGLQVDLVEGSILDRDLVGRLMRGVDYVFHLAALVSVPESVARPAECTDLNVNGLINVLDAAAAAKVRKVVLASSAAVYGDDPAVPKHETMAPAPRSPYAVTKLVGEYYCQLYAETRGLDTAALRFFNVFGPRQDPNGAYAAAVPIFFRQALTNRPLTIHGDGEQTRDFVFVNDIVAALVFAATTPGLRGVFNTGYGHQVTIRALAHRIVALAASRSEIHHAPARPGDVRHSRADISKLSRAGFTPAGTLEAGLSAMLPPTAQRTP; from the coding sequence ATGAAAATTCTCGTCACTGGCGGCGCGGGATTCATCGGCAGTCATGTGGTCGAGTATTTTCAAAAGCGCGCGGAGGTCTCCGCCCTCGACAATTTCCGAACCGGCCGGCGCGACAATCTGCGCGGACTCCAGGTCGATCTCGTCGAGGGATCCATTCTCGACCGTGATCTCGTCGGCCGACTGATGCGCGGAGTCGACTACGTGTTTCACCTTGCGGCGTTGGTCAGTGTGCCCGAGTCGGTCGCTCGCCCGGCCGAGTGCACCGACCTGAACGTCAACGGCCTCATCAACGTCCTCGACGCCGCGGCCGCCGCCAAGGTCCGCAAAGTCGTGCTCGCCAGCTCCGCCGCCGTCTACGGCGACGATCCCGCGGTGCCGAAGCACGAGACCATGGCCCCTGCGCCGCGCAGCCCCTACGCCGTCACCAAGCTCGTGGGCGAATACTACTGCCAGCTCTACGCCGAAACGCGGGGCCTCGATACCGCCGCACTGCGTTTCTTCAACGTCTTCGGCCCGCGACAGGATCCGAACGGCGCCTACGCCGCCGCCGTGCCGATCTTTTTCCGACAAGCGCTGACAAACCGGCCGCTCACGATCCACGGCGACGGTGAACAAACGCGCGACTTCGTTTTTGTGAACGACATCGTGGCGGCGCTCGTCTTCGCGGCCACCACTCCTGGCCTCCGCGGGGTGTTCAACACCGGTTACGGCCATCAGGTCACGATTCGCGCGCTCGCCCACCGCATCGTCGCCCTCGCCGCTTCGCGCTCGGAGATCCATCACGCACCCGCACGCCCCGGCGATGTCCGCCACTCGCGAGCGGACATCTCGAAACTGAGCCGCGCCGGTTTCACCCCGGCGGGCACGCTTGAAGCGGGCCTGTCCGCCATGCTGCCACCGACCGCGCAGCGCACGCCGTAG
- a CDS encoding sugar ABC transporter ATP-binding protein translates to MPERPPDDTTTEPVLSCAAVEKSYGGIRALRGVSWDLRRGEVHALCGENGAGKSTLARICCGLTTPDAGELRLDGRPVRWRNAADAHRAGIAMIMQELDLFPGLTVAENIALDNPRLEGRGVVNFDRLHRAVQPHLREVGLALDPATPLGEIALAQAQLVAIARALSFEARVIFMDEPTSALTDDAVERLFAVIAKLRRQGVAIVYVSHKMAEIFRVSDRVSVMRDGEHVATLRAAETNVDSVIRHMVGRAVSLTRRPSPQRSTANSLVLRRVGTRKLRDVSFAVASGEVLGVAGLVGAGRSELGRALAGISRVETGEIVLRGESYAPRSVREAIGRGVAWLPEDRREGLALQMEIRANLTLAQLRRFATRGWISGAREQSAAANMIARCGVKCASAAQPVGALSGGNQQKVLIGKSLLAEPTVCFFDDPTRGIDIGAKDELAALVADLAARGMTIIWVSSELPELLANAHRILVMREGRVAGIVDAATATQESIMKLATGS, encoded by the coding sequence ATGCCTGAGCGGCCGCCAGACGACACCACGACCGAGCCCGTGCTATCGTGCGCGGCCGTGGAAAAAAGCTACGGCGGCATTCGCGCGCTCCGCGGCGTCTCGTGGGACCTGCGGCGCGGGGAAGTGCACGCACTGTGCGGCGAGAACGGCGCGGGCAAGAGCACGCTGGCGCGCATCTGCTGCGGCCTCACCACACCTGATGCCGGCGAACTACGGCTCGACGGCCGCCCCGTCCGCTGGCGCAACGCGGCCGACGCGCACCGGGCCGGGATCGCGATGATCATGCAGGAACTCGACCTGTTTCCGGGCCTCACCGTCGCGGAGAACATCGCGCTCGACAACCCGCGGCTCGAAGGCCGGGGCGTCGTGAATTTCGACCGACTCCACCGCGCCGTGCAGCCGCACCTGCGCGAAGTCGGCCTCGCCCTCGATCCCGCCACGCCGCTGGGCGAGATCGCCCTCGCCCAGGCGCAACTCGTCGCCATCGCACGCGCGCTCAGCTTCGAGGCGCGCGTCATCTTCATGGACGAACCGACGAGTGCGTTGACCGACGATGCGGTCGAGCGTCTCTTCGCCGTCATCGCGAAACTGCGCCGCCAAGGCGTCGCGATCGTCTACGTTTCGCACAAGATGGCGGAGATTTTCCGCGTCAGCGATCGCGTGTCTGTCATGCGCGACGGGGAACACGTCGCCACCCTGCGCGCCGCCGAGACGAACGTCGACTCCGTCATCCGGCACATGGTGGGCCGCGCGGTTTCCCTGACGCGGCGGCCGAGTCCTCAACGTTCCACCGCCAACTCGCTCGTGCTGCGCCGAGTGGGCACCCGCAAGTTGCGCGATGTGTCATTCGCCGTCGCGTCGGGTGAAGTTCTCGGCGTCGCCGGCTTGGTGGGCGCAGGTCGCAGCGAACTGGGCCGCGCGCTTGCGGGCATCAGCCGAGTGGAAACCGGCGAGATCGTGCTGCGCGGCGAGTCCTATGCGCCTCGCTCCGTGCGCGAGGCGATCGGCCGCGGAGTGGCATGGTTGCCGGAGGATCGCCGCGAGGGACTCGCGTTGCAGATGGAGATCAGGGCCAACCTCACGCTGGCGCAGCTCCGACGCTTTGCCACGCGTGGTTGGATCAGCGGCGCGCGCGAGCAGTCCGCGGCGGCGAACATGATTGCGCGCTGTGGCGTGAAATGCGCCAGCGCCGCGCAGCCCGTGGGCGCGCTCAGCGGCGGCAATCAGCAAAAGGTGCTGATCGGCAAATCGCTCCTCGCCGAGCCCACGGTGTGCTTCTTCGACGATCCGACCCGCGGGATCGACATCGGCGCGAAGGACGAACTCGCCGCCTTGGTGGCCGATCTGGCCGCGCGCGGGATGACCATCATCTGGGTCAGCTCGGAGCTGCCCGAACTCCTCGCCAACGCGCACCGCATTCTCGTGATGCGCGAGGGACGCGTGGCGGGAATCGTCGACGCCGCCACCGCCACGCAGGAGTCGATCATGAAGCTCGCGACCGGATCTTGA